Genomic window (Betaproteobacteria bacterium):
ACATTCTGTGCGAGCAGTTCGAGCGCACCGTGGGGCGTGATAACTGCGTGAGCTTCGCGGCGCTCACGCTGCAGATTCCCGCCGACCGTCATCGCCACCACTACGTCAAAGCGAAGGTGCGGGTGCATCGCTATGTGGACCGCTCTCTGGCGATCTTTCACGGTCCACGCAAGCTCGCCCACTACGATGCTGCCGGCAGGCTCATGACAGAGCAATCGCAACAGGCCGCCTGAGGGGTCCGCCAGGCGCGCCGCTTGGGAACACAATAGCGGACAATTCATTTGCTACAAAACCGGACAGTTCTATTTGCTCCTAACACATGCACCCGGGCACGGGAGGCTCGGCGCGGAGCGACATCGGTCCGATGGCTCGGCTCGATCAGGGTGACCGGCCACCGACCGATATCGCCTCGTATCGCGGCGACTAAAGGCTCCGCACATGCACGTCCCGCAAGTCAGCCGGGTTGCGGTGTATCGGCTCGGGCGTGACGGTCAGCTTGAGCAGATCCCTGGGCTGCCCGGTACCGGCCGGATCCAGGATCGCCAGATAGGCAGCGACGTGGTCCGCCGTGAACCGGTCCGGGATGCTCGCCGAAAGCCGGGCCAGATAGGTGGGAATCGTCATCTGGTCGGGGGTCATCTCGGTGCGAAACGCACCCGCCCCGTGCGGCAGGAATACGCCGAGCAGGTCGGCGAAGCTCACGTCGGCCTGCTGCGCCATGAATGGCGTGAGCGTGGGCGTCGCGTAGTCTTCGGCTGTGTTCAGGTCGAGTTGCGTCACGCGGTTGTAGACGAGCAGATTGAACGTCGACATCCAGCCCCACTCGTAATGATCCATCTCGTCCAGCTTGCGAATGCCCTGGCTCTTGAGCCAGGCGCGCGAGAGCGGCGCGCGCAGGTACTCTTTGCTGCCGTAGTAGGTGGCGCCGGCGCCGAACATCTGGCGGTGCAGCTCCGTCTTCGCGAACTCCGCCCAGGCTTCGTGGAACGCCGTCCAGGTCCGGGACTGTCTGCCGTCGTGCGTGCTGCCGTGGAGGAAGAGCTGCCACGCCAGCCTGTTTTCGCCGCTGCAGTGCTGATAGGTCCACAGGTGCATGAGCTCGTGCATCGCGGTTTCGAGATCGAAGCTGTCGCGCTGTGAGTTCTGGATGAGGAAAACCACGTCGTTCAACGGATCGGCATAGGCCTGCTCGATGCGATCGCCGACCAGCGGAGACTTGTGCGGGTACTTGATGGCGATCGGTTTCTTCTCGATGAATCCGAGACCGGAGCCGAAGTCGGCGAGCTTGCCGATGAGCTTCTTCGACAGCGCCCAGAGGTCGGCGTGTCTGCGCTGGATGGTCCCACCGAGTTCCTCGTCGCCCGGCGACTGGAAGATAAGGTTGCCGAAATCGACGGTGCCGTTGTCCTGCTTATCCTCGTTCTTCCTGTCCTCGTGGACCGTGATCCAGTCGACGTCGAAGCTCACGCGCGAGATTGCGCCGAGCGCAGCCTCGATCAGATCCTCCTCCAGTTCGGTGACCACTTTCACCAGCGGGCCACCGGGGATGAGGTCGGTCACCAGGTCGCATGCCTTGGACAGCACGCCATCATTCGCCGGATAGATCTTGAGCAGGTCCGGGTCGCGGAACATCACCTGCACCTGGAAGAAGCGCTTGCTCCCGTCCTTTTGCTTGGTGAACTTGAAATAGCCGTCGGCATCGGTCATGTCCTCGCCCCATTCGCCGAAGCCGGTCGGATCCAGCTTGGTTTCCTTGGCGCGTACGCGGACGCGTACGCCTGCCAGGGGCACGACGCCGGCAAGATCGTCCTTCAGGCCGTCGGCGTCGGCCAGTTGCTGAAACTGCGTGCGGACGAGGAGTCGTCCCTTGAGGGTCCAGGTGAATTGCGCCACGGTGTGCTCCTTGAATCGGGATGTCGGGCTGATTCACGAGCACGCGGTGCGGCGTCCCACGTGTCTTGTTCGATGGTCTGCGCCCTGCCACTCGCGGTCGTGAATACTCGTGGTCCTTCTTACGTCGGCTGTGCGTGCGACGCGAAGGACACGGCAACCATTGTGGTGATCGCGCGGGTGGCAGGTAAATCGGCCGGAGCGCCTACGTCGAAGGGTCCCCGACCGCGGGTCGACAGCAGAAGCCCGCGTTGTCGCGGGCGTTGCCGGGGATGTGATCGCTCGGACCGCTACGCTTCGACCTCGGTGGCAGTGGATACGGCAAGGTCCGTTGGAGTCGGTACGCGGAAGCCCTGAACGGCGTCGTCGACCGCGCTGACCTGGACACGGGGCATCCCCGTTCCGACCGGCCCGAAGATCGTCGCGAACGAAACGTCTGCCGCATCCCGCCCGGTGCCGATGCGCAGCAGTCCGGTGACGGGCGAGATCCCGGTGGGATCGAACAGGAACCAGCCGCCGATGTAGACCTCGACATACGCGTGGAAATCCGGCGGGCCGAGATCAGGATCGGCGCCGTAGTCCACGCCGGTGACGAAACGGGCCGGATAGTTGAGTGCCCGGCACAACGCGATCATCGTGTGAGCGAAGTCGCGGCATATGCCTACGCCCTCGCGCAGGGTGTCCACCGCAGAGGTGCGGGGGTTGGACACGCCCACCTGGAAGCGCACGTTCTCGCGCACCCAGTCGCGCACCTCGCACACCTGCGCATAGCCGCGCGGCAGATGGCCGAACATGTCCCATGCGCGCTGCTGGACGAGGTCCGCCTGGCAGTAGCGACTGGGGTGCAGGAACTTGAGCGCAGTGACCGGCAGGGAGGCCGGGCCGTCGGGGACGACGGAGTCCGGATCCACCATGCGGTGGAAGATGTCGACCGCCGCCGAATAACGCGCGACGAGGCTGCCCGGCAGGGCGTCGAACGAAGCGATACGGTTACCCGTGACCGGATCCGTATCCACGGTGACCTCCCGCTCTGGTGACAGGCGGAACGACTCTTCCGCGACGCTCTGGTGAGGCGTCTGCGCGGCATGGACGTTCAGCAGAAACTCCGCTGGTCCCGCAACTTCGTACTGCAGTTCGACGCTGTAGGCGAGGCGGACGCGGCTGTCCGCGATTTCCTGGGGATTGAAGCGCATGGCGATGGCTGTTCCGTCGTTGTCCGTGGATGTCGAGGCGTACTTTGCCTGTCTCGTACCGTCGCCGCGATCGGTGAAAGCCTGATTGCGGCGTCCGGGTTCGTCCTACGCGCAACCCGGCCGGATGGTCCGGCTTCTGCTTCTGCGCGCGGCGTCTTCGGCACCGCACCATTGCCGCTACGGCGATCGAGTCGCGGGCTGGCTGGAGCACCTCTCATTTGCAGGCTGGAAGCACCAAAGTGACGCACAGGACCCGTTCCCCCGATCTAACCCTTCTCCTCACTGGAATACTGCTTTGCCTCACGCGTCCCGTCCTCGCGGACGACGGCGCTTGCGTGCCCGACGCGCGACTCCTCACCGCCGAACAGTTCCTAGAACAGGTGCGCAACGCGCGCGAGTATCTGGAGGTGCTCGATACGCCGGTGATGGAGCGGAAGACGAGCGACCTGGGGCGCGAGGTCAGGGTGCGCGAACGCGTCCCCGGGAAGAAGGGCAAGTTCGTCGAGCGCACGGTCGTGCGCAACGAGAAGGTCGTCGAGTTGTCCCGCCGCATCACGATCGCCGCCTACGACGAATGCGACGGCACGTTGCACACCGTTGCCGTGCGGGTGCCGCATCCGCTCCCGGCATACCGGCCGCTGTGGCGCGACATGCCCAACTTTGTCTTTACCCGCCTCACGCCGGGTTACGAGGTGGCTCACGAAGGCGGCGTCGGCATCGCGCGCCTCAAGTTCTCGGTGAAGAAGGACGGACGACCGCTCACCGTTCTCGCCATGAAGCATCCCCGCATTCCCTCGAAGTACTGGCGCAGCCGCGATCCGCGCGTGCTCGGCGAAGTGCAGCCCGTGGTCTACTCGGCCTATCAGCGGCAGTATCACGGACGTGCGTTCACCGACGCGCTCGTCCTCGCGGGGGTGCGCCGGTGGATCGGCGATGTCCGCAGCGCGCTCGGCACCCTGCAGGCTACGGGGGCGCGCTCGTTCGCGTTCCCCAATGAATTGCTGTCTCAGGTGTGGCCGCCGGAAGTGCTGCTGATGCTGGGGACGATCGAGCAGTCGGACGACGCCGAGTTCCGGGAAGACCCCAAGCGCACGGCCGAGGCGGTCGCCATCGAGTACGCGATCAATTCCGCACCGTTCTACTTCTCGAATTCCTCCGCGGATGCGATCGGCCCGTACCAGTTCACCGACAACTGGAAGGGCGATCGGCCGGGCACTTATTCCATGCTGGTGCGCAAGTGCACTGACGCCAGGCTCGATCCCTCGTTCCAGAGCGGTGGTCGCGACCTTCGCAACAGCATGCGCGCGGCGATCTGCCTGCTCGACGTGGAACTCGCGCGCATGCCGGACGATGCCCTGCGCCTGTTCCGCGACGACTATGACGTGGGAGTCGCCTATCCCGTGGCAGCCTACAACGCCGGCAGCGGCCAGGCGATCAAGCTGTACAACGAAGTGCCGCCGGAGGCGCTGCCGGATGCGGCACGCGCACTGGAGTTGCCGGTGCAGGCCTTCCAGTACCGCAAGGCGATCGCGCGCGGGAAGAAGCGCGCGCTCGTCCGGGCGGTGATCGTGAACAACGAAACCCGCTACTACCTGGTGAAGATGTTCACCACGTGGGACATCATCGAGGATTGGATGACGCGCGCTGCCGACGGGGATTCCACCACCACCACGCGCGTCTCCGCCGGCCAGCCGCTGCAGGATGCGCCAGTGCGTGCGGCAGAAGCGTCGGTGCGCCTGCAGATTCCCTAGATCGATCGTCCCAGACGCGGTACGCGCGCGCATTGATGCCGATGATCTCGCGCGCGGGCGCTTGATCCGACGCTCTAATCGGAGCGACCACCGGCCGCGGCGGCGGCAGGCAGCGCTGCAGATCGACGTTCCAGGACCTGGAAGAGCAGCATCCCGGCCAGCATCGCGCCGAGGAATATCCAGCCCTTCGCGGCACCGGCGCCGATGAGCACCAGCGCCGGACCGGGACAGATTCCGGCCAGGCCCCACCCCACGCCGAACAGCGCGCTGCCGCCGATCAGCCGAAGGTCGATCCGGCGGGCCGTGGGCAGCTGCATCGGAGATCCGGACAAGGATCTCGTTCTCCCCCTGGCGATGGCAAAGGCCAATGCGCCCACTGCAATCGCACCGACCATGACCAGCGCCAGCGACGGGTCCCAGTCGCCGGCGAGATCGAGGAAGCCCAGCACCTTCGCCGGATTCGCCATGCCGGCGACGACCAGCCCAAGCCCGAAGATCGATCCCGAGAGCAGCGCACCCAGAATATTCACCGGCTCACCCCGCGAGGACATGGCGTACGAGATAAACCGTTGCGAAACCGGTCGCCATGAAGGTGAGCGTCGCGAGCAGCGAGCGCGGCGACAATCGGGACACACCGCAGACCGCATGGCCGCTGGTGCAGCCGGAGCCGTAGCGGGTGCCCACGCCGACCAGCAGACCTGCCAGCACCAGCGTCGGCCATTCCGCGTCGATGCGGATATCCGGCAGCGCGGCGAATAGCCGATAGAGGATGGGGGCGGCGATCAGCCCGGCGACGAAGGCGGCACGCCAGGCCGTGTCCTGTCGCTTGGGCTGCAGCAAACCGCCGAGGATGCCGCTCACGCCGGCAATGCGGCCGTTGACGAGCACGAGCGTTGCAGCCGCGAGCCCGATGAGCACGCCGCCGATGAGCGCCGACAGCGCCGTGAAATGAGTCCAGTCGATAGTCATGTCGCAAGCCGGTGATGAGGCAGAGCACAGCATCGACCGCGTGGCTTCGTGCCGTCAAGACCCAGCAACCCCTGACGCTAGGCGTCCGGCTGGTTGCCCAACGGGGTCTTCCGGTATTCGCGACACAGATCGCTGTCCCGCGATTGCCAGTCTTCCGTCAGGCCGCCGCGTAGCGCGAGGCGTCCGAGCCAGCCTTCGGAGCAGGCATACCGACGCATCGTGCTCTGCGCCGGTGCGGAGAGAACCCAGCCCAGCGGAGGGTCCGCGACCCGGGCATCGTTGTCGCGACGGCAGGCGGACTCGGCGATCGACAACGCGACGATGCTCGGCTTACTGGAACACTCGGCAGCGCCAAACGCGGCGCCGCACGAGGGGTACACCGCTGCGTTCGCCTGCCGAACGAGTTCGCCGAGCTCGTCTTTCGCCAGGCTGGCGCGGGCGACGCGGGCGTTCAGGAAGGTCGCGAGCGGTGCGATCAACTGTTGTTCGGTGCGATTCGACGCGCGGCTCGCGCCCCGCTCGCCAGGTTCGACCGGCCGGCCGTCGCAGGCGAGCGTCGTCGAGATCGGCCCCGCGGCCGGCGTGCGTAGTGGATCGTCCAGTCCGCGGTAGACCGGTGCCCTGGGTTCGTTCTCGATCAGCAGCACGCGCAGATCGAGGTGTTCCGCGCAGGTGTGCTCCCCACAGCGGGCGCGTGCAGCCGCGGCGGTGAATGCCGCGAGAAGCTCGCGCAGGCTCGCCGCGCCCGAGTTGTCGAAATAGCCACCGTCGACGAGTTGGCGATGTACCTCGCGGATGGCGCCGGTGCTGCCGCATTCCCGCGTCACGAGCTGACCTGCGGGGCTCACGTAGCTGAAACGGGCAGACATGTGGGCGGCGCTGACGAGAGACAGATCGCCGGTCAGCCGTGCGTCATTCCCAGCAGTGTCGGAGCATGGGGGACGGACCTCGGGGTAGGGCAGTTGCAGCACGCCGGCGTCCCGCACCTTGGATTCGATGACCGGAAGATCGGTGATGAGGACGCGCTTGCCCGTGCGCACCTCGGTCGAGTTGAGAATGAGCGACGGCAGCGAGAGGCACTCCGCGTCTTCGGCCCACAAAGCGCTCAGCGGCCGCTCGAAGCGGCGCGAGCCGTTGAA
Coding sequences:
- a CDS encoding YeeE/YedE family protein gives rise to the protein MNILGALLSGSIFGLGLVVAGMANPAKVLGFLDLAGDWDPSLALVMVGAIAVGALAFAIARGRTRSLSGSPMQLPTARRIDLRLIGGSALFGVGWGLAGICPGPALVLIGAGAAKGWIFLGAMLAGMLLFQVLERRSAALPAAAAAGGRSD
- a CDS encoding transglutaminase family protein → MRFNPQEIADSRVRLAYSVELQYEVAGPAEFLLNVHAAQTPHQSVAEESFRLSPEREVTVDTDPVTGNRIASFDALPGSLVARYSAAVDIFHRMVDPDSVVPDGPASLPVTALKFLHPSRYCQADLVQQRAWDMFGHLPRGYAQVCEVRDWVRENVRFQVGVSNPRTSAVDTLREGVGICRDFAHTMIALCRALNYPARFVTGVDYGADPDLGPPDFHAYVEVYIGGWFLFDPTGISPVTGLLRIGTGRDAADVSFATIFGPVGTGMPRVQVSAVDDAVQGFRVPTPTDLAVSTATEVEA
- a CDS encoding YeeE/YedE family protein; this translates as MTIDWTHFTALSALIGGVLIGLAAATLVLVNGRIAGVSGILGGLLQPKRQDTAWRAAFVAGLIAAPILYRLFAALPDIRIDAEWPTLVLAGLLVGVGTRYGSGCTSGHAVCGVSRLSPRSLLATLTFMATGFATVYLVRHVLAG